GGTGCCAGGATTTTTGTATTATTTACTGACCGTTGGCGGTAAAAATCGCTATAAGCCACTGCCTTTTTACGGTCCCAAACAGCTCTCGGGTACGTTCCATAAATTTCATGGCAAGGAGATTCCGGATACGCTGTATCATACCATTCCCGATTTTAATCTGACCGATCAGGACGGTAAACCTGCATCCTTCAAAACCATCGGGAACAAGATCACTGTTTTCAGTTTCTTTTATACCCATTGTACCGATGGCTGCGATGTGAGCAATGGATACCTGGATAGCCTGGCTAAGTTTTATGCTAAAAACAAGCTGATCACTTTTGCCAGTATAACGGTAGACCCGCAGCGCGATAAGCCTGAGGCTTTGAAGCAGTATGCGGCTAAGTTTAATCTGCCGTCATCAAAATGGTTGTTCCTGACGGGGGATACTTCGGCCATCAGCGCACTGGCTTCAAAGGGACTATTGGTTGATGCCTTGCAGAATGGTAGCAATGATTTCATCTACAGCAAAAAACTGATCCTGGTTGATCCCGAGCATCGCATCCGCGGTTATTACAATGGTACCGATGTGAAAGAGGTGGAACGCCTGAACGACGAAATGAAGGTGCAGATTGCCGAAGAACTGCGCAAGATCAAAGCCCCAGATCTATAATAGGGGATGTAATAAAAAAGCTTTATGCTTTCGACATTTAGCTTTCAGCTTAAAAAAAAATGACAGACAAAGTTTTATACAGAACAGTTGCGGCAATATCCATTGTAGTTTTTGCCTTGGTTGTTCTATTGAATCGCAAAGTTATACCCGGCCCCGCCGTGGTTCCTTCATTTGCTTATTTTTTACCAAAACTGAATGCTATTTTAAATGGTACCTGTAGTGTACTGTTAGTAGTATCCTTGTTTTTTATTAAATACAAACAGATCCAGATACATAAAACCTTAAATTTTATAGCCGGATGCCTGTCAACCGTGTTCCTACTTTCATATGTGTTGTTCCATTACCTGGCTCCCGAAACATTATATGGTGATCTGAACGGTGACGGCGTGGTAGATGCCATGGAGAAAGGCGCTGCCGGTGGTATCCGTTTTGTATATTTCGCCATTTTGGGCACGCATATTTTGCTGGCGGCCGTAGTGCTTCCGTTGGTATTGTTAAGCTTTTACCGCGGGTTTGCGATGCAGGTACAGCGCCATAAAAAATTAGTGCGCTGGACATTCCCTATCTGGC
This region of Mucilaginibacter yixingensis genomic DNA includes:
- a CDS encoding SCO family protein gives rise to the protein MKKILILVAILAVPGFLYYLLTVGGKNRYKPLPFYGPKQLSGTFHKFHGKEIPDTLYHTIPDFNLTDQDGKPASFKTIGNKITVFSFFYTHCTDGCDVSNGYLDSLAKFYAKNKLITFASITVDPQRDKPEALKQYAAKFNLPSSKWLFLTGDTSAISALASKGLLVDALQNGSNDFIYSKKLILVDPEHRIRGYYNGTDVKEVERLNDEMKVQIAEELRKIKAPDL
- a CDS encoding DUF420 domain-containing protein; its protein translation is MTDKVLYRTVAAISIVVFALVVLLNRKVIPGPAVVPSFAYFLPKLNAILNGTCSVLLVVSLFFIKYKQIQIHKTLNFIAGCLSTVFLLSYVLFHYLAPETLYGDLNGDGVVDAMEKGAAGGIRFVYFAILGTHILLAAVVLPLVLLSFYRGFAMQVQRHKKLVRWTFPIWLYVTVTGVIVYLMISPYYHF